A genomic stretch from Xiphophorus maculatus strain JP 163 A chromosome 14, X_maculatus-5.0-male, whole genome shotgun sequence includes:
- the gabarap gene encoding gamma-aminobutyric acid receptor-associated protein — MKFQYKEEHPFEKRRSEGEKIRKKYPDRVPVIVEKAPKARIGDLDKKKYLVPSDLTVGQFYFLIRKRIHLRAEDALFFFVNNVIPPTSATMGLLYQEHHEEDFFLYIAYSDESVYGSSQREI; from the exons ATGAAGTTTCAGTACAAAGAGGAGCATCCATTCGAGAAGAGGCGGTCCGAGGGCGAGAAAATAAGGAAGAAGTACCCGGACAGGGTCCCA GTCATTGTGGAAAAGGCTCCTAAAGCCAGAATAGGAGATCTGGATAAGAAGAAGTACCTTGTCCCCTCTGACTTGACAG TGGGCCAGTTTTACTTCTTAATCCGGAAAAGAATCCACTTGCGAGCTGAGGATGCTCTCTTCTTCTTTGTAAACAATGTCATTCCACCCACCTCAGCCACCATGGGCCTGTTGTACCAG gagCATCACGAAGAGGACTTTTTCCTCTACATTGCCTACAGTGATGAGAGCGTGTACGGGAGCAGCCAAAGGGAAATCTGA
- the gps2 gene encoding G protein pathway suppressor 2, translated as MPALLERPKLSNAMARALHKHIMRERERKRQEEEEVDKMMEQKLKEEEERKRTKEIEERMSLEETKEQVMKMEEKLQGLQEEKHQLFLQLKKVLHEEEKRRRKEQSDITTLTSASYQPSLSMHSGQHLLSIPGSPVSHSRPGALLGERSKQLFPASVIPTRHYQTPGFSSSSAEHGQFSGSQGVHEPYGVAASQHPSTYAPGPSVPVSFASSSQIRGASAFQAMQYLPHQQTGYPVHSHFPSQPGFISGASIPLQKQLEHANQQSGFTDAGALRPMHPSAMHPSASGLLPTPMVQIPTAKTPFQSSPQGAPRHSFLAHSQSGQRFYHHSK; from the exons ATGCCCGCCCTGCTGGAGAGACCCAAGCTGTCCAACGCGATGGCCAGAGCCCTCCATAAGCATATAATGAGGGAGAGGGAGCGCAAGAGACAAg aggaagaggaggtggacAAAATGATGGAGCAGAAGctgaaagaagaggaggagaggaagaggacaaAAGAAATCGAGGAGAGGATGTCCTTGGAGGAAACCAAAGAACAG GTCATGAAGATGGAGGAGAAACTTCAGGGACTCCAAGAAGAGAAACATCAGCTTTTTCTACAGCTTAAGAAAGTTCTGCACGAGGAGGAGAAGAGACGCAGGAAGGAGCAGAG cGATATCACAACCTTGACATCAGCCAGCTACCAGCCCAGTCTGTCCATGCACTCAGGACAGCACCTCCTCAGCATCCCAG GAAGTCCAGTGAGTCACAGTCGACCCGGCGCCCTACTGGGAGAGCGGAGCAAGCAGCTGTTCCCAGCCTCCGTCATCCCA ACCCGTCATTATCAGACGCCCGGTTTCAGCTCCAGCTCAGCAGAACACGGCCAGTTCAGCGGCAGCCAGGGGGTCCACGAGCCCTACGGCGTGGCCGCATCCCAGCACCCCTCCACCTACGCCCCCGGACCCTCTGTGCCCGTTAGCTTCGCCAGCAGTTCTCAGATCAGAG GAGCATCTGCTTTCCAAGCCATGCAGTACCTCCCTCACCAGCAGACAGGCTATCCTGTTCACAGCCACTTCCCCTCCCAGCCTG GATTCATCTCTGGAGCTTCGATACCCCTGCAGAAGCAGCTGGAACATGCCAACCAGCAGTCAGGCTTTACAGATGCA GGAGCTTTGAGGCCCATGCATCCCTCTGCCATGCATCCTTCTGCTTCAGGTCTGCTGCCCACACCCATGGTCCAAATCCCCACAGCCAAG ACTCCGTTTCAGAGCTCCCCACAGGGAGCCCCCCGTCACAGCTTCCTCGCCCACAGCCAGAGTGGGCAGAGGTTCTACCACCACAGCAAGTAA